In Micromonospora inyonensis, the genomic window TCCGGATCCGGCGGCAGCACCAGCACCATCCGGTCCAGCCGCCCCGGCCGGCGCAGCGCCGGGTCCACGTCCCACGGCGTGTTCGTGGCGGCCAGCACGAAGACGCCCTCGTTGTCGCCCTCCATGCCGTCCAGCTCGGCCAGCAGCTGGTTGCCGACCGTCCGCATCGAACTGGAAGTGACCTTGGAGCGCTTGTGCCCGAGCGCGTCCACCTCGTCGAGGAAGAGCACGCAGGGGGCGTTGCGCCGGGCCGCCTGGAACAGCTCGTGCAGGTTCCGCTCCGAGTTGCCCATCCACATGTCCAGCACGTCCACGATGGACAGGGACAGGAACCTCGCCCCCATCTCGCCGGCGACCGCGCGGGCCAGGAACGTCTTGCCGCAGCCGGGTGGGCCGTAGAGCATGAGGCCGCCGCGCAGGCTCTTGCCGTACATCCGGCGCAGCTCGGGGTTGCGCAGCGGGCCGAGGAAGGCCAGCTCCAGCCGCTCCTTCACCGCCTCCATGCCGCCGACGTCGGCCAGCCGCACGGTCGAGGTCTCCACGTCGTAGACCCGGTCCGCCTCACCGGTCACCGGCTCGGGCTCGTCTCCCGACCGGACGAACCGGGGCGGTACGACGTCCGCCAGCTCCCGCTCGTACGCGGCGAGTGGATCGCCGGGGGAGTCCGGAGCCACGGCCGGACCAGGGGTGGCGCCTGCGCCCGGGGCGGCGGCTGCGCCCGGGGTGGTGCCTGCGCCCG contains:
- a CDS encoding ATP-binding protein, translating into MTSADSLIASLTAAVDARPDDLPLRLHLAGLLLDAGRTGEGIAHLGQALTRDPGDTGAQALMQRALGTPPGAAAAPGAGTTPGAGTTPGAAAAPGAGATPGPAVAPDSPGDPLAAYERELADVVPPRFVRSGDEPEPVTGEADRVYDVETSTVRLADVGGMEAVKERLELAFLGPLRNPELRRMYGKSLRGGLMLYGPPGCGKTFLARAVAGEMGARFLSLSIVDVLDMWMGNSERNLHELFQAARRNAPCVLFLDEVDALGHKRSKVTSSSMRTVGNQLLAELDGMEGDNEGVFVLAATNTPWDVDPALRRPGRLDRMVLVLPPDPEARRAILEYHLRDRPIAGIDLRKVVAATEDFSGADLAHLCETAAEFAMADSVRRGEVRMIGQGDLDRALREVRPSTRPWLATARNVAMFANEGGVYDDLVAYLKRRRLL